The DNA sequence CTTGCGGCGGATGCGGTGACTGTCCTCCTCGTTACAAAACTTAGGTGCTGATAGCATTAGTTACTAGTGTAATAGATTGAATCATAGGTGAGCTCgacttggcttcttttttgccGCAGTCAATGTCCATGCTGGCTTTTTTGTGTCTTTCGTGGGTGTTGCGAGCTTCAGTTCCGAGGACAGAACCATCAAAAAACTGGCGTAATAAGGCTATATTCAaggattcttttttttttttttcttctttttttcttggttcTTTCTTTcgggtttttttttttttttttttttttgtttatgaAAGTATTAAACGATGTAGGTCCTTGATTGATACGTCATAGATATTTTATTGAGTAGCTGCACCCGGAGTCACTCAAGAAATACTTGGGATATTGGCGACGTTTTCCAAACTCAACCAACAACGTACAAACTATAGTACTACGCTTCCAGTGCACCAGAGGGACAATCATGATTCGAGATCAGTCCCAAGTGTCATTTGGCTTGGGATATCTGGGTTGCGTTGGCTTTCACCAAGAGATATTCTTCACAGTATCATAAGTCGTATGGTGTAGATACCTCGCCGAGCGTGAGGAAACCCGCATTTCGGCAAGGTTCAATACTAGCCAACGTTGGGTATTATGTTTGATGAAACCTCAAACtgtaaaaataaaactatcAAACCATCTACCAGAAGCTGTAACACAAGATAGATGTCCGTTTATAGGATCGCCTAATGTTGCATCGACAACGGCTCGTACTCGTATTCCCCCAATCTTGGACCCTGCAAGCTAGCGGCTGTTTAGGCGTGGTGGGGGTTGCAGCAGGCCCCGCGCCaggcgaaaaagaaaatcgcTTCTGGCCGCCACCAATGGTTTGGCTCCAAAGGAACAAGAAAGGAGATGAATCGAGCAATTAGCGGCGCAAATACAGAGCAGGGCGCTATAATTTAGCGCCTAATCAGATAGCATGCGGGTGCCTGAGCTGGGCGGTGTGAAAGTGATGAATTGGCCGTGCTAGTCGCTTTTGCGCCCAACACCATCCATT is a window from the Trichoderma atroviride chromosome 5, complete sequence genome containing:
- a CDS encoding uncharacterized protein (TransMembrane:1 (i34-53o)), whose protein sequence is MIVPLVHWKRSTIVSPKFCNEEDSHRIRRKTDRVILVILVWIIFCRFSINRQWK